A part of Neodiprion pinetum isolate iyNeoPine1 chromosome 4, iyNeoPine1.2, whole genome shotgun sequence genomic DNA contains:
- the LOC124216011 gene encoding dynein regulatory complex protein 9-like isoform X1 yields the protein MNAVAKTAKSSDVENQTKARTPQRNSYTQQRHSSSNALAKISAVTADQRRASEVGQATISSVRKHEQLAEDTRRKSAHMAVTNVMRISGSELEPNLQNYEETQSGQLEKSYKKETNEQKRVMVQEVPRDEQKTTDDLIAKSKPRMQPFVGKAEPVASDIECTTPISRRTIGNKGSSSDANVKSLTMDHQTAITLSSLEAASFYCVLQECLDFLTILRYVIPAEIDERWDERYKTIAELYGVPDEPKMIFREDMGLLPVIPSVAEKIQRDRTYAYEILRRTTSNIRENKTFESLELVIEDIVKTQEGERELQINWELWTEQAKQLQDLVDYDKLEFDDTRKQRIEMVRKVNADVDNSIFLNGSQLGYVERWEDAQLEKQELKLAQKEGELLSLKANCEKLEKADQIVSGEVRTYLEANTREMEDEIISWTSQYIEELERREQEMTELKDHIEGQLVELEELSLLRDARQVFIDEVLAEKERARKEEEYWREIHRVATLIQAQWRGYMVRKQIGPFKGLRARLKKRKGKGGKAQKMVGKGRKKPRTSPSKKKK from the exons ATGAATGCGGTAGCCAAG ACCGCAAAGTCTTCCGACGTGGAAAACCAGACCAAGGCCAGAACGCCGCAAAGAAATTCGTACACCCAGCAAAGGCACAGCTCGAGCAATGCCCTGGCAAAAATATCGGCCGTAACAGCCGATCAGCGACGAGCTTCGGAAGTCGGACAGGCGACTATTTCTTCGGTACGAAAACACGAGCAGCTGGCCGAAGACACGCGAAGGAAGTCCGCCCATATGGCGGTGACTAACGTCATGAGGATTTCCGGCAGCGAATTGGAACCCAACCTGCAG AATTACGAGGAAACGCAAAGTGGGCAGTTGGAAAAATCttacaaaaaagaaactaacgaACAGAAACGGGTAATGGTTCAAGAAGTTCCGAGGGATGAACAAAAGACAACTGATGATCTTATCGCCAAGAGTAAACCGCGAATGCAACCGTTTGTGGGCAAGGCGGAACCGGTC GCGTCAGATATCGAGTGTACGACACCAATCAGCCGGCGGACGATCGGTAACAAAGGTTCATCGAGCGACGCGAACGTGAAGAGTTTGACGATGGATCACCAAACGGCGATAACATTATCCAGCCTGGAAGCGGCCAGTTTTTACTGCGTTCTACAGGAATGTCTCGATTTCCTGACCATCCTGCGCTACGTGATCCCGGCCGAGATTGACGAGCGTTGGGACGAGCGTTACAAGACCATCGCGGAACTTTACGGCGTGCCGGATGAGCCGAAAATGATATTTCGCGAGGACATGGGACTTCTGCCTGTGATACCCAGCGTTGCGGAAAAGATTCAGCGCGACAG GACTTACGCGTACGAAATTCTGAGGAGGACGACCAGTAACATCAGGGAGAATAAAACGTTCGAATCTCTGGAACTGGTTATCGAAGACATTGTTAAAACTCAAGAGGGAGAACGAGAATTGCAAATAAACTGGGAGCTTTGGACGGAGCAGGCCAAACAACTGCAAGATCTCGTGGACTATGATAAACTAGAATTTGACGATACGCGGAAGCAACGAATCGAGATGGTTCGGAAGGTCAACGCCGACGTGGACAACTCGATATTTCTCAACGGATCTCAACTTG GATACGTGGAGAGATGGGAAGACGCTCAACTTGAAAAGCAGGAATTGAAGCTGGCGCAGAAAGAAGGCGAATTGCTGAGCCTCAAGGCAAACTgcgaaaaattggaaaaggCTGATCAGATAGTATCGGGTGAAGTGCGAACTTATCTCGAGGCAAACACTCGGGAAATGGAAGATGAGATTATATCTTGGACAAGCCAATACATCGAGGAGCTTGAAAGACGAGAACAGGAAATGACTGAACTAAAG GATCACATCGAAGGTCAATTAGTTGAACTAGAGGAACTGAGCTTGTTGAGAGACGCCAGACAAGTTTTCATCGACGAAGTACTAGCGGAAAAGGAGCGAGCTAGAAAGGAAGAGGAATACTGGCGAGAAATTCATCGGGTCGCCACCCTCATTCAGGCACAGTGGAGGGGGTACATGGTTCGAAAACAAATCGGCCCCTTCAAAGGGCTCCGAGCACGGTTAAAGAAACGCAAAGGCAAGGGTGGCAAAGCCCAGAAGATGGTTGGAAAAGGACGTAAGAAGCCTAGGACTTCACcctcgaaaaagaaaaaataa
- the LOC124216011 gene encoding dynein regulatory complex protein 9-like isoform X2 encodes MNAVAKTAKSSDVENQTKARTPQRNSYTQQRHSSSNALAKISAVTADQRRASEVGQATISSVRKHEQLAEDTRRKSAHMAVTNVMRISGSELEPNLQNYEETQSGQLEKSYKKETNEQKRVMVQEVPRDEQKTTDDLIAKSKPRMQPFVGKAEPVASDIECTTPISRRTIGNKGSSSDANVKSLTMDHQTAITLSSLEAASFYCVLQECLDFLTILRYVIPAEIDERWDERYKTIAELYGVPDEPKMIFREDMGLLPVIPSVAEKIQRDRTYAYEILRRTTSNIRENKTFESLELVIEDIVKTQEGERELQINWELWTEQAKQLQDLVDYDKLEFDDTRKQRIEMVRKVNADVDNSIFLNGSQLGYVERWEDAQLEKQELKLAQKEGELLSLKANCEKLEKADQIVSGEVRTYLEANTREMEDEIISWTSQYIEELERREQEMTELKVRRITSSFLVADT; translated from the exons ATGAATGCGGTAGCCAAG ACCGCAAAGTCTTCCGACGTGGAAAACCAGACCAAGGCCAGAACGCCGCAAAGAAATTCGTACACCCAGCAAAGGCACAGCTCGAGCAATGCCCTGGCAAAAATATCGGCCGTAACAGCCGATCAGCGACGAGCTTCGGAAGTCGGACAGGCGACTATTTCTTCGGTACGAAAACACGAGCAGCTGGCCGAAGACACGCGAAGGAAGTCCGCCCATATGGCGGTGACTAACGTCATGAGGATTTCCGGCAGCGAATTGGAACCCAACCTGCAG AATTACGAGGAAACGCAAAGTGGGCAGTTGGAAAAATCttacaaaaaagaaactaacgaACAGAAACGGGTAATGGTTCAAGAAGTTCCGAGGGATGAACAAAAGACAACTGATGATCTTATCGCCAAGAGTAAACCGCGAATGCAACCGTTTGTGGGCAAGGCGGAACCGGTC GCGTCAGATATCGAGTGTACGACACCAATCAGCCGGCGGACGATCGGTAACAAAGGTTCATCGAGCGACGCGAACGTGAAGAGTTTGACGATGGATCACCAAACGGCGATAACATTATCCAGCCTGGAAGCGGCCAGTTTTTACTGCGTTCTACAGGAATGTCTCGATTTCCTGACCATCCTGCGCTACGTGATCCCGGCCGAGATTGACGAGCGTTGGGACGAGCGTTACAAGACCATCGCGGAACTTTACGGCGTGCCGGATGAGCCGAAAATGATATTTCGCGAGGACATGGGACTTCTGCCTGTGATACCCAGCGTTGCGGAAAAGATTCAGCGCGACAG GACTTACGCGTACGAAATTCTGAGGAGGACGACCAGTAACATCAGGGAGAATAAAACGTTCGAATCTCTGGAACTGGTTATCGAAGACATTGTTAAAACTCAAGAGGGAGAACGAGAATTGCAAATAAACTGGGAGCTTTGGACGGAGCAGGCCAAACAACTGCAAGATCTCGTGGACTATGATAAACTAGAATTTGACGATACGCGGAAGCAACGAATCGAGATGGTTCGGAAGGTCAACGCCGACGTGGACAACTCGATATTTCTCAACGGATCTCAACTTG GATACGTGGAGAGATGGGAAGACGCTCAACTTGAAAAGCAGGAATTGAAGCTGGCGCAGAAAGAAGGCGAATTGCTGAGCCTCAAGGCAAACTgcgaaaaattggaaaaggCTGATCAGATAGTATCGGGTGAAGTGCGAACTTATCTCGAGGCAAACACTCGGGAAATGGAAGATGAGATTATATCTTGGACAAGCCAATACATCGAGGAGCTTGAAAGACGAGAACAGGAAATGACTGAACTAAAGGTAAGGAGGATAACATCGAGTTTTCTCGTTGCAGATACttga
- the LOC124216015 gene encoding vascular endothelial growth factor A-like isoform X2, whose amino-acid sequence MYDCRQGSRGLKHTIMNSICRPYERHVDLKPLPGFRFIPPTVSIKRCDGHCLAGLSCVPVSKRLVDVHVQVKRLNQVYGQPIMMCGVVKVEEHDQCRCKCQRTAKDCNDRQDYNVDSCSCDCKNGNQKKEDCERQMGKTWNDDECSCNCNELEVLCTNGQYWDEKQCKCVQ is encoded by the exons ATGTAtg ATTGCCGCCAAGGTAGTCGTGGTTTGAAGCATACCATTATGAACAGCATCTGCAGACCTTACGAACGACACGTTGATCTGAAACCCTTGCCAGGGTTTCGCTTCATACCGCCAACAGTTTCCATTAAACGATGTGACGGGCACTGCCTCGCCGGTTTATCATGTGTACCCGTGTCGAAAAGGCTGGTTGACGTTCATGTTCAAGTAAAACGTTTGAACCAAGTGTATGGCCAGCCGATAATGATGTGCGGTGTCGTGAAAGTTGAGGAACATGACCAGTGCAG GTGTAAATGTCAACGGACGGCGAAGGATTGCAACGATCGACAAGATTACAATGTGGACAGTTGTAGCTGTGACTGCAAGAATGGAAATCAGAAAAAGGAGGATTGCGAACGTCAAATGGGAAAGACATGGAACGACGACGAATGCTCCTGCAATTGCAACGAATTGGAAGTCCTCTGTACGAATGGCCAATACTGGGACGAAAAACAGTGCAA ATGTGTTCAATGA
- the LOC124216015 gene encoding vascular endothelial growth factor A-like isoform X1, whose amino-acid sequence MNFASFVLCIFVALLAIAQSERILSNRSADYDVHNEINCRQGSRGLKHTIMNSICRPYERHVDLKPLPGFRFIPPTVSIKRCDGHCLAGLSCVPVSKRLVDVHVQVKRLNQVYGQPIMMCGVVKVEEHDQCRCKCQRTAKDCNDRQDYNVDSCSCDCKNGNQKKEDCERQMGKTWNDDECSCNCNELEVLCTNGQYWDEKQCKCVQ is encoded by the exons ATGAACTTTGCTTCGTTCGTTCTCTGCATTTTCGTCGCGTTGTTGGCAATCGCCCAAAGTGAAAGAATCCTGTCTAACCGCAGCGCAGATTATGATGTTCATAACGAAATTA ATTGCCGCCAAGGTAGTCGTGGTTTGAAGCATACCATTATGAACAGCATCTGCAGACCTTACGAACGACACGTTGATCTGAAACCCTTGCCAGGGTTTCGCTTCATACCGCCAACAGTTTCCATTAAACGATGTGACGGGCACTGCCTCGCCGGTTTATCATGTGTACCCGTGTCGAAAAGGCTGGTTGACGTTCATGTTCAAGTAAAACGTTTGAACCAAGTGTATGGCCAGCCGATAATGATGTGCGGTGTCGTGAAAGTTGAGGAACATGACCAGTGCAG GTGTAAATGTCAACGGACGGCGAAGGATTGCAACGATCGACAAGATTACAATGTGGACAGTTGTAGCTGTGACTGCAAGAATGGAAATCAGAAAAAGGAGGATTGCGAACGTCAAATGGGAAAGACATGGAACGACGACGAATGCTCCTGCAATTGCAACGAATTGGAAGTCCTCTGTACGAATGGCCAATACTGGGACGAAAAACAGTGCAA ATGTGTTCAATGA
- the LOC124216015 gene encoding vascular endothelial growth factor A-like isoform X3, producing MNSICRPYERHVDLKPLPGFRFIPPTVSIKRCDGHCLAGLSCVPVSKRLVDVHVQVKRLNQVYGQPIMMCGVVKVEEHDQCRCKCQRTAKDCNDRQDYNVDSCSCDCKNGNQKKEDCERQMGKTWNDDECSCNCNELEVLCTNGQYWDEKQCKCVQ from the exons ATGAACAGCATCTGCAGACCTTACGAACGACACGTTGATCTGAAACCCTTGCCAGGGTTTCGCTTCATACCGCCAACAGTTTCCATTAAACGATGTGACGGGCACTGCCTCGCCGGTTTATCATGTGTACCCGTGTCGAAAAGGCTGGTTGACGTTCATGTTCAAGTAAAACGTTTGAACCAAGTGTATGGCCAGCCGATAATGATGTGCGGTGTCGTGAAAGTTGAGGAACATGACCAGTGCAG GTGTAAATGTCAACGGACGGCGAAGGATTGCAACGATCGACAAGATTACAATGTGGACAGTTGTAGCTGTGACTGCAAGAATGGAAATCAGAAAAAGGAGGATTGCGAACGTCAAATGGGAAAGACATGGAACGACGACGAATGCTCCTGCAATTGCAACGAATTGGAAGTCCTCTGTACGAATGGCCAATACTGGGACGAAAAACAGTGCAA ATGTGTTCAATGA
- the LOC124216014 gene encoding uncharacterized protein, protein MNSDSHTCLPEAAVIGDLPRDEGSDNIAESVDELRAKLSRMKRLMEARKGTTLGDLSARKKKETSDIIDGNFLSWIFGSALAVILSVSFYAFYNLYNAVLKKFPPRHSEL, encoded by the exons ATGAATTCCGATTCTCACACCTGTTTGCCCGAGGCTGCTG TCATAGGCGACCTTCCCAGAGATGAGGGAAGCGACAACATTGCCGAATCTGTCGACGAGCTGCGAGCTAAGCTGAGCAGGATGAAACGTCTCATGGAGGCTCGCAAAGGAACTACTCTTGGTGACCTCAGTGCgcggaagaagaaggaaacaTCCGACATAATCGACGGGAACTTTTTATCCTGGATTTTCGGCTCCGCACTCGCCGTTATACTGAGCGTTAGCTTCTACGCGTTTTACAACCTCTACAACGCAGTACTAAAGAAGTTTCCTCCACGCCACTCGGAGCTGTAA
- the LOC124216013 gene encoding CXXC motif containing zinc binding protein, giving the protein MVKVALQIKATLENIEELKTSGDDFRYYLKFTCGNCGEVSEKWNYVSQSESTPSKRGSGVNHFVSKCKLCSRENTMTIIEGSTQSYTAEDQGKFKTLAVFDCRGIEPAEFSARQGWVAKAIDGGKEFTDVDLSEGEWADYCEKIANPVGVYEIEHRFEKTK; this is encoded by the coding sequence atggTAAAAGTGGCACTGCAAATTAAAGCGACGCTGGAGAATATAGAGGAACTGAAAACGTCGGGTGATgattttcgttattatttgaaatttacatGCGGCAACTGCGGCGAAGTATCGGAGAAATGGAACTACGTATCGCAGTCGGAATCGACGCCGTCCAAGCGAGGAAGCGGCGTGAATCATTTCGTCAGCAAATGTAAACTGTGTTCGAGGGAGAATACCATGACGATTATCGAAGGCTCAACGCAGTCATACACCGCCGAGGATCAGGGAAAGTTCAAGACACTCGCTGTTTTCGACTGCCGCGGCATAGAGCCCGCCGAATTTTCAGCTCGTCAGGGATGGGTGGCTAAGGCTATCGACGGAGGCAAGGAATTTACAGACGTTGACCTCAGCGAGGGCGAATGGGCTGATTATTGTGAGAAAATTGCTAATCCAGTCGGCGTTTACGAAATCGAGCACAGGTTCGAGAAGACCAAGTGA